TAATCTCAATTTTTATATTATTACCACGTGATTTCGTAAAACTAAGAGGAACTTCAGATATAGTGTTTGATTTTATAGAACTATTAACAACCAAATTATTATTTAAGTAGATATTGCAATATGCATCTTGGGTAGAATAAATTTTAAAAACATAGGGATTCTCAATTACAACATTTTTGAGGGGATTTATAATAGAAACTTCAAAAGGCTTAACAAGCTCTTCTTTAGGACTACAACCTAGAAGTAAAAACACAAGAATTATTAATAATAATCCAACACTCCCTGCTTTAAATACCATAGATCTACCTCCATAAATTCATGAGAGAGGGAGAGTATTTCGACTCTCCCTCTCAAAGATAAGACCCATCTTTATTTTTTTATGGTGTCAGACTAAATCCTTCAGGAATTTGTACTTCTCCGGGAGCAAAACATCCATCAAAGGTCCACCAAATCCAATCTATATAGCCAATATATAAATTAGAAGCAGATGTTGATGTATCTCCTAGCCTCATAAACAGAGGATCTGGTGGAGAAGATGGTGCAGCATTGATCGTTCCTTCTAATACTGGAGTTGGATTTCCATCCACATATACTTTTGCGTTAATTCCACTTAATGTATATTCAAAAGTAAGCCAATACACATGCCAATCTGCAGCTGTATATAAATTAGATGTAGCTAAACTACCTGTGCCATTTAGTAATCTAATTCTTGTAGTTTCTATTTCAAATCCACCTCTATAAAGAGATGTTTGAATATCTAAGGTCCAAGCCCTTGTAACATTAGCTATACCGACCTCACCTTTTGCCTTAAAAACAAGAGTGAATCTTAAAGAACCAGGTGGAACTTCCTGGGGACTTCCAAAATTGTAACGATAACTTGGAACCGCAGCTGCCAAACTTCTTGTATCCATTTTCAAAATTCCATTTTCAATGGTGCAATAAGTAGACATTGAATATGTAGCACTACCTTCTATCCATCCTGTTGGAGGTTCTACAGTATTTGTCCAATCATATACAAACCAAACTAAGGTGGTTACTTCCGCTTCATTAGACCAAGAACTATTTCCATCCGCATTAAATGCTCTAACTCTATAGTAATATTTAGTATTTGTCTTTAAACCTTTATCAATATAGGTAGTAACATTTGCAGAGATCGTAGCTATCTCTCCCCAATCTTCTCCCTCTTTCTTTCTCTCTATTTTAAATCCTTCTTCATTGTCTGAATTATCTTTCCATTCAAGCTTAACTTCTGTTCCAGTTAAAGCTTTTGCCACAAGATTAGAGGGGGCAGGAAGAGGAGGCGGCAAAGTTGTCACTTCAGCCTCATTAGAATAGGCACTACTTCCTGCAGAGTTAAATGCTTTTATTCTGTAGAAATACTTTGTTTTTGGAGTTAGTCCAGTATCTATGTAAGAAGTAACATTTGCAGAAACTATTTTTATCTCTATCCAATCTTCTCCCTCTTTCTTTCTCTCTATTTTAAATCCTTCTTCATTGTTTGAATTATCTTTCCATTCAAGATTAACTTCTGTAGCAGATAGGGCTGTAGCTACAAGATTAGAAGGTGCTACTGGGGGTAAAACAGTTGGTTGTTGAGGTTGAGGGGTACACCCACTTATTAGAATTCCTAGTAAAACTATGCTTAAAATTAATGCTAAAAATTTTAATTTCTTCATAATTACTAATTCCTCCTTTGTTAAAGTATTTTTCTAATTTTTCTAGCTTTAAGTCTTAAAAAC
This genomic stretch from Dictyoglomus sp. harbors:
- a CDS encoding fibronectin type III domain-containing protein translates to MKKLKFLALILSIVLLGILISGCTPQPQQPTVLPPVAPSNLVATALSATEVNLEWKDNSNNEEGFKIERKKEGEDWIEIKIVSANVTSYIDTGLTPKTKYFYRIKAFNSAGSSAYSNEAEVTTLPPPLPAPSNLVAKALTGTEVKLEWKDNSDNEEGFKIERKKEGEDWGEIATISANVTTYIDKGLKTNTKYYYRVRAFNADGNSSWSNEAEVTTLVWFVYDWTNTVEPPTGWIEGSATYSMSTYCTIENGILKMDTRSLAAAVPSYRYNFGSPQEVPPGSLRFTLVFKAKGEVGIANVTRAWTLDIQTSLYRGGFEIETTRIRLLNGTGSLATSNLYTAADWHVYWLTFEYTLSGINAKVYVDGNPTPVLEGTINAAPSSPPDPLFMRLGDTSTSASNLYIGYIDWIWWTFDGCFAPGEVQIPEGFSLTP